A region from the Canis lupus dingo isolate Sandy chromosome 9, ASM325472v2, whole genome shotgun sequence genome encodes:
- the STRADA gene encoding STE20-related kinase adapter protein alpha isoform X3 has product MSFLVSKPERIRRWVSEKFIVEGLRDLELFGEQPPGDTRRKTNEASSESIASLSKQEIMSSFLPEGGRYELLTVIGKGFEDLMTVNLARYKPTGEYVTVRRINLEACSNEMVTFLQGELHVSKLFSHPNILPYRATFIADNELWVVTSFMAYGSAKDLICTHFMDGMNELAIAYILQGVLKALDYIHHMGYVHRSVKASHILISSDGKVYLSGLRSNLSMISHGQRQRVVHDFPKYSVKVLPWLSPEVLQQNLQGYDAKSDIYSVGITACELANGHVPFKDMPATQMLLEKLNGTVPCLLDTSTIPAEELTMSTSRSAANSGLSDSLATSTPRTSNGDSPSHPYHRTFSPHFHHFVEQCLQRNPDVRPSASTLLNHSFFKQIKRRASEALPELLRPVTPITNFEGSQPQDHSGIFGLVTNLEELEVDDWEF; this is encoded by the exons ATGTCTTTTCTTGTAAGTAAACCAGAGCGAATTAGG CGGTGGGTCTCGGAAAAGTTCATTGTTGAGGGCTTAAGAGATTTGGAGCTATTTGGAG AGCAGCCTCCGGGTGACACTCGGAGAAAA accAATGAGGCGAGCTCAGAGTCGATAGCATCCCTCTCTAAACAGGAGATCATGAGTAGCTTCCTGCCAGAGGGAGGGCGCTATGAGCTACTCACCGTCATAG GCAAAGGATTTGAGGACCTGATGACAGTGAATCTAGCAAGGTACAAACCAACAGGGGAGTATGTGACAGTACGGAGGATTAACCTGGAAGCTTGTTCCAATGAGATGGTGACATTCTTGCAG GGGGAGCTTCATGTCTCTAAACTCTTCAGCCATCCCAATATCCTGCCATATCGAGCCACCTTTATTGCAGACAATGAGCTGTGGGTTGTCACATCATTCATGGCATATG GTTCTGCAAAGGATCTCATCTGCACGCACTTCATGGATGGCATGAATGAACTGGCGATTGCTTACATCCTGCAGGGGGTGCTCAAGGCCCTGGACTATATCCACCACATGGGATACGTACACAG GAGTGTCAAAGCCAGCCACATTCTGATCTCCTCCGACGGGAAGGTCTACCTGTCTGGTTTACGCAGCAACCTCAGCATGATCAGCCATGGGCAACGGCAGCGTGTGGTCCACGACTTTCCTAAGTACAGTGTCAAGGTTCTGCCGTGGCTCAGCCCGGAGGTCCTCCAGCAG AATCTTCAGGGTTACGATGCCAAGTCTGACATCTACAGTGTGGGAATCACAGCCTGTGAGCTGGCCAATGGCCATGTCCCCTTTAAGGATATGCCCGCCACCCAG ATGCTGCTGGAGAAGCTGAATGGCACAGTGCCCTGCCTGCTGGACACCAGCACCATCCCCGCTGAGGAGCTGACCATGAGCACTTCACGCTCAGCAGCCAACTCTGGCCTGAGTGACAGCCTGGCCACAAGCACCCCCAGGACCTCCAATGGCGACTCGCCATCCCACCCCTATCACCGCACCTTTTCCCCTCACTTCCACCACTTTGTGGAGCAGTGCCTTCAGCGCAACCCTGACGTAAG ACCAAGTGCCAGCACCCTCCTGAACCATTCTTTCTTCAAGCAG ATCAAGCGACGCGCCTCAGAGGCTTTGCCTGAGTTACTACGCCCTGTCACCCCCATCACCAATTTTGAGGGCAGCCAGCCTCAGGATCACAGCGGAATCTTTGGCCTGGTAACGAACCTGGAAGAGCTAGAGGTGGACGACTGGGAGTTCTGA
- the STRADA gene encoding STE20-related kinase adapter protein alpha isoform X5 → MSSFLPEGGRYELLTVIGKGFEDLMTVNLARYKPTGEYVTVRRINLEACSNEMVTFLQGELHVSKLFSHPNILPYRATFIADNELWVVTSFMAYGSAKDLICTHFMDGMNELAIAYILQGVLKALDYIHHMGYVHRSVKASHILISSDGKVYLSGLRSNLSMISHGQRQRVVHDFPKYSVKVLPWLSPEVLQQNLQGYDAKSDIYSVGITACELANGHVPFKDMPATQMLLEKLNGTVPCLLDTSTIPAEELTMSTSRSAANSGLSDSLATSTPRTSNGDSPSHPYHRTFSPHFHHFVEQCLQRNPDVRPSASTLLNHSFFKQRFLALTDQLSWGHLPHGVLGARATGSTPTCLSSLRSSDAPQRLCLSYYALSPPSPILRAASLRITAESLAW, encoded by the exons ATGAGTAGCTTCCTGCCAGAGGGAGGGCGCTATGAGCTACTCACCGTCATAG GCAAAGGATTTGAGGACCTGATGACAGTGAATCTAGCAAGGTACAAACCAACAGGGGAGTATGTGACAGTACGGAGGATTAACCTGGAAGCTTGTTCCAATGAGATGGTGACATTCTTGCAG GGGGAGCTTCATGTCTCTAAACTCTTCAGCCATCCCAATATCCTGCCATATCGAGCCACCTTTATTGCAGACAATGAGCTGTGGGTTGTCACATCATTCATGGCATATG GTTCTGCAAAGGATCTCATCTGCACGCACTTCATGGATGGCATGAATGAACTGGCGATTGCTTACATCCTGCAGGGGGTGCTCAAGGCCCTGGACTATATCCACCACATGGGATACGTACACAG GAGTGTCAAAGCCAGCCACATTCTGATCTCCTCCGACGGGAAGGTCTACCTGTCTGGTTTACGCAGCAACCTCAGCATGATCAGCCATGGGCAACGGCAGCGTGTGGTCCACGACTTTCCTAAGTACAGTGTCAAGGTTCTGCCGTGGCTCAGCCCGGAGGTCCTCCAGCAG AATCTTCAGGGTTACGATGCCAAGTCTGACATCTACAGTGTGGGAATCACAGCCTGTGAGCTGGCCAATGGCCATGTCCCCTTTAAGGATATGCCCGCCACCCAG ATGCTGCTGGAGAAGCTGAATGGCACAGTGCCCTGCCTGCTGGACACCAGCACCATCCCCGCTGAGGAGCTGACCATGAGCACTTCACGCTCAGCAGCCAACTCTGGCCTGAGTGACAGCCTGGCCACAAGCACCCCCAGGACCTCCAATGGCGACTCGCCATCCCACCCCTATCACCGCACCTTTTCCCCTCACTTCCACCACTTTGTGGAGCAGTGCCTTCAGCGCAACCCTGACGTAAG ACCAAGTGCCAGCACCCTCCTGAACCATTCTTTCTTCAAGCAG AGATTTTTGGCTCTAACAGACCAGCTGTCATGGGGCCACTTGCCCCACGGTGTCCTGGGAGCCAGAGCAACAGGATCCACCCCCACCTGTCTCTCCTCCCTCAGATCAAGCGACGCGCCTCAGAGGCTTTGCCTGAGTTACTACGCCCTGTCACCCCCATCACCAATTTTGAGGGCAGCCAGCCTCAGGATCACAGCGGAATCTTTGGCCTGGTAA
- the STRADA gene encoding STE20-related kinase adapter protein alpha isoform X2: MSFLRWVSEKFIVEGLRDLELFGEQPPGDTRRKTNEASSESIASLSKQEIMSSFLPEGGRYELLTVIGKGFEDLMTVNLARYKPTGEYVTVRRINLEACSNEMVTFLQGELHVSKLFSHPNILPYRATFIADNELWVVTSFMAYGSAKDLICTHFMDGMNELAIAYILQGVLKALDYIHHMGYVHRSVKASHILISSDGKVYLSGLRSNLSMISHGQRQRVVHDFPKYSVKVLPWLSPEVLQQNLQGYDAKSDIYSVGITACELANGHVPFKDMPATQMLLEKLNGTVPCLLDTSTIPAEELTMSTSRSAANSGLSDSLATSTPRTSNGDSPSHPYHRTFSPHFHHFVEQCLQRNPDVRPSASTLLNHSFFKQRFLALTDQLSWGHLPHGVLGARATGSTPTCLSSLRSSDAPQRLCLSYYALSPPSPILRAASLRITAESLAW, translated from the exons ATGTCTTTTCTT CGGTGGGTCTCGGAAAAGTTCATTGTTGAGGGCTTAAGAGATTTGGAGCTATTTGGAG AGCAGCCTCCGGGTGACACTCGGAGAAAA accAATGAGGCGAGCTCAGAGTCGATAGCATCCCTCTCTAAACAGGAGATCATGAGTAGCTTCCTGCCAGAGGGAGGGCGCTATGAGCTACTCACCGTCATAG GCAAAGGATTTGAGGACCTGATGACAGTGAATCTAGCAAGGTACAAACCAACAGGGGAGTATGTGACAGTACGGAGGATTAACCTGGAAGCTTGTTCCAATGAGATGGTGACATTCTTGCAG GGGGAGCTTCATGTCTCTAAACTCTTCAGCCATCCCAATATCCTGCCATATCGAGCCACCTTTATTGCAGACAATGAGCTGTGGGTTGTCACATCATTCATGGCATATG GTTCTGCAAAGGATCTCATCTGCACGCACTTCATGGATGGCATGAATGAACTGGCGATTGCTTACATCCTGCAGGGGGTGCTCAAGGCCCTGGACTATATCCACCACATGGGATACGTACACAG GAGTGTCAAAGCCAGCCACATTCTGATCTCCTCCGACGGGAAGGTCTACCTGTCTGGTTTACGCAGCAACCTCAGCATGATCAGCCATGGGCAACGGCAGCGTGTGGTCCACGACTTTCCTAAGTACAGTGTCAAGGTTCTGCCGTGGCTCAGCCCGGAGGTCCTCCAGCAG AATCTTCAGGGTTACGATGCCAAGTCTGACATCTACAGTGTGGGAATCACAGCCTGTGAGCTGGCCAATGGCCATGTCCCCTTTAAGGATATGCCCGCCACCCAG ATGCTGCTGGAGAAGCTGAATGGCACAGTGCCCTGCCTGCTGGACACCAGCACCATCCCCGCTGAGGAGCTGACCATGAGCACTTCACGCTCAGCAGCCAACTCTGGCCTGAGTGACAGCCTGGCCACAAGCACCCCCAGGACCTCCAATGGCGACTCGCCATCCCACCCCTATCACCGCACCTTTTCCCCTCACTTCCACCACTTTGTGGAGCAGTGCCTTCAGCGCAACCCTGACGTAAG ACCAAGTGCCAGCACCCTCCTGAACCATTCTTTCTTCAAGCAG AGATTTTTGGCTCTAACAGACCAGCTGTCATGGGGCCACTTGCCCCACGGTGTCCTGGGAGCCAGAGCAACAGGATCCACCCCCACCTGTCTCTCCTCCCTCAGATCAAGCGACGCGCCTCAGAGGCTTTGCCTGAGTTACTACGCCCTGTCACCCCCATCACCAATTTTGAGGGCAGCCAGCCTCAGGATCACAGCGGAATCTTTGGCCTGGTAA
- the STRADA gene encoding STE20-related kinase adapter protein alpha isoform X1 — translation MSFLVSKPERIRRWVSEKFIVEGLRDLELFGEQPPGDTRRKTNEASSESIASLSKQEIMSSFLPEGGRYELLTVIGKGFEDLMTVNLARYKPTGEYVTVRRINLEACSNEMVTFLQGELHVSKLFSHPNILPYRATFIADNELWVVTSFMAYGSAKDLICTHFMDGMNELAIAYILQGVLKALDYIHHMGYVHRSVKASHILISSDGKVYLSGLRSNLSMISHGQRQRVVHDFPKYSVKVLPWLSPEVLQQNLQGYDAKSDIYSVGITACELANGHVPFKDMPATQMLLEKLNGTVPCLLDTSTIPAEELTMSTSRSAANSGLSDSLATSTPRTSNGDSPSHPYHRTFSPHFHHFVEQCLQRNPDVRPSASTLLNHSFFKQRFLALTDQLSWGHLPHGVLGARATGSTPTCLSSLRSSDAPQRLCLSYYALSPPSPILRAASLRITAESLAW, via the exons ATGTCTTTTCTTGTAAGTAAACCAGAGCGAATTAGG CGGTGGGTCTCGGAAAAGTTCATTGTTGAGGGCTTAAGAGATTTGGAGCTATTTGGAG AGCAGCCTCCGGGTGACACTCGGAGAAAA accAATGAGGCGAGCTCAGAGTCGATAGCATCCCTCTCTAAACAGGAGATCATGAGTAGCTTCCTGCCAGAGGGAGGGCGCTATGAGCTACTCACCGTCATAG GCAAAGGATTTGAGGACCTGATGACAGTGAATCTAGCAAGGTACAAACCAACAGGGGAGTATGTGACAGTACGGAGGATTAACCTGGAAGCTTGTTCCAATGAGATGGTGACATTCTTGCAG GGGGAGCTTCATGTCTCTAAACTCTTCAGCCATCCCAATATCCTGCCATATCGAGCCACCTTTATTGCAGACAATGAGCTGTGGGTTGTCACATCATTCATGGCATATG GTTCTGCAAAGGATCTCATCTGCACGCACTTCATGGATGGCATGAATGAACTGGCGATTGCTTACATCCTGCAGGGGGTGCTCAAGGCCCTGGACTATATCCACCACATGGGATACGTACACAG GAGTGTCAAAGCCAGCCACATTCTGATCTCCTCCGACGGGAAGGTCTACCTGTCTGGTTTACGCAGCAACCTCAGCATGATCAGCCATGGGCAACGGCAGCGTGTGGTCCACGACTTTCCTAAGTACAGTGTCAAGGTTCTGCCGTGGCTCAGCCCGGAGGTCCTCCAGCAG AATCTTCAGGGTTACGATGCCAAGTCTGACATCTACAGTGTGGGAATCACAGCCTGTGAGCTGGCCAATGGCCATGTCCCCTTTAAGGATATGCCCGCCACCCAG ATGCTGCTGGAGAAGCTGAATGGCACAGTGCCCTGCCTGCTGGACACCAGCACCATCCCCGCTGAGGAGCTGACCATGAGCACTTCACGCTCAGCAGCCAACTCTGGCCTGAGTGACAGCCTGGCCACAAGCACCCCCAGGACCTCCAATGGCGACTCGCCATCCCACCCCTATCACCGCACCTTTTCCCCTCACTTCCACCACTTTGTGGAGCAGTGCCTTCAGCGCAACCCTGACGTAAG ACCAAGTGCCAGCACCCTCCTGAACCATTCTTTCTTCAAGCAG AGATTTTTGGCTCTAACAGACCAGCTGTCATGGGGCCACTTGCCCCACGGTGTCCTGGGAGCCAGAGCAACAGGATCCACCCCCACCTGTCTCTCCTCCCTCAGATCAAGCGACGCGCCTCAGAGGCTTTGCCTGAGTTACTACGCCCTGTCACCCCCATCACCAATTTTGAGGGCAGCCAGCCTCAGGATCACAGCGGAATCTTTGGCCTGGTAA
- the STRADA gene encoding STE20-related kinase adapter protein alpha isoform X4 — protein MSFLRWVSEKFIVEGLRDLELFGEQPPGDTRRKTNEASSESIASLSKQEIMSSFLPEGGRYELLTVIGKGFEDLMTVNLARYKPTGEYVTVRRINLEACSNEMVTFLQGELHVSKLFSHPNILPYRATFIADNELWVVTSFMAYGSAKDLICTHFMDGMNELAIAYILQGVLKALDYIHHMGYVHRSVKASHILISSDGKVYLSGLRSNLSMISHGQRQRVVHDFPKYSVKVLPWLSPEVLQQNLQGYDAKSDIYSVGITACELANGHVPFKDMPATQMLLEKLNGTVPCLLDTSTIPAEELTMSTSRSAANSGLSDSLATSTPRTSNGDSPSHPYHRTFSPHFHHFVEQCLQRNPDVRPSASTLLNHSFFKQIKRRASEALPELLRPVTPITNFEGSQPQDHSGIFGLVTNLEELEVDDWEF, from the exons ATGTCTTTTCTT CGGTGGGTCTCGGAAAAGTTCATTGTTGAGGGCTTAAGAGATTTGGAGCTATTTGGAG AGCAGCCTCCGGGTGACACTCGGAGAAAA accAATGAGGCGAGCTCAGAGTCGATAGCATCCCTCTCTAAACAGGAGATCATGAGTAGCTTCCTGCCAGAGGGAGGGCGCTATGAGCTACTCACCGTCATAG GCAAAGGATTTGAGGACCTGATGACAGTGAATCTAGCAAGGTACAAACCAACAGGGGAGTATGTGACAGTACGGAGGATTAACCTGGAAGCTTGTTCCAATGAGATGGTGACATTCTTGCAG GGGGAGCTTCATGTCTCTAAACTCTTCAGCCATCCCAATATCCTGCCATATCGAGCCACCTTTATTGCAGACAATGAGCTGTGGGTTGTCACATCATTCATGGCATATG GTTCTGCAAAGGATCTCATCTGCACGCACTTCATGGATGGCATGAATGAACTGGCGATTGCTTACATCCTGCAGGGGGTGCTCAAGGCCCTGGACTATATCCACCACATGGGATACGTACACAG GAGTGTCAAAGCCAGCCACATTCTGATCTCCTCCGACGGGAAGGTCTACCTGTCTGGTTTACGCAGCAACCTCAGCATGATCAGCCATGGGCAACGGCAGCGTGTGGTCCACGACTTTCCTAAGTACAGTGTCAAGGTTCTGCCGTGGCTCAGCCCGGAGGTCCTCCAGCAG AATCTTCAGGGTTACGATGCCAAGTCTGACATCTACAGTGTGGGAATCACAGCCTGTGAGCTGGCCAATGGCCATGTCCCCTTTAAGGATATGCCCGCCACCCAG ATGCTGCTGGAGAAGCTGAATGGCACAGTGCCCTGCCTGCTGGACACCAGCACCATCCCCGCTGAGGAGCTGACCATGAGCACTTCACGCTCAGCAGCCAACTCTGGCCTGAGTGACAGCCTGGCCACAAGCACCCCCAGGACCTCCAATGGCGACTCGCCATCCCACCCCTATCACCGCACCTTTTCCCCTCACTTCCACCACTTTGTGGAGCAGTGCCTTCAGCGCAACCCTGACGTAAG ACCAAGTGCCAGCACCCTCCTGAACCATTCTTTCTTCAAGCAG ATCAAGCGACGCGCCTCAGAGGCTTTGCCTGAGTTACTACGCCCTGTCACCCCCATCACCAATTTTGAGGGCAGCCAGCCTCAGGATCACAGCGGAATCTTTGGCCTGGTAACGAACCTGGAAGAGCTAGAGGTGGACGACTGGGAGTTCTGA